A genomic window from bacterium includes:
- the pheT gene encoding phenylalanine--tRNA ligase subunit beta — translation MKISLSWLSEFVSIKDITPTELAHRLTMSGLEVSGIDDQSQGFENVVIGKLISIAPHPNADKLSLTEVETANGIFRIVCGAKNISPGIIVPVALVGAELPNGLIIKQAKIRGEESNGMICSESELGLAESSEGIMHLPAETPLDASITELLKSNDTVLDIEVTPNRSDCLSHFGIARHLSAILDRPLRLPPISLCENNTYASSTMKVTVESNSGCYRYCARIITDVTVAPSPLWMQRRLENVGIRPVNNIVDVTNYLLMELGHPLHAFDLEKISGNTIIPRKARAHEKIKTLDGVVRELLTDDLVIADAKQPIALAGVMGGQETEVTQQTHQILLESAWFDSSIVRKMSRRTGCVSESSYRFERGTDPENGLLLAIDRAAQLIAEFSGGHLQKGIVDDYPAKIKIRTVPLTLARVSKVLGMQIESKQAISALSRLGFLTEPGQVPGTYTIRIPSFRHDVTIEEDLIEEIAEVIGYDKIPVSNPCMPLKCSVPDPKRDFLQTCRDLAVTAGLTETVQYSFHSPSHFDWLRLPDNHPWRKTVTLKNPISEARSRMRPALLPGLIETVCHNQRRGQERIFLFETGAVFIPNDNGPLPHEPKHLAVAMTGPRHPMHWQLGKKRIPADFYDLKGILESLFTQLYMKAKLRLRAEKLPFLHPMISFTLHAPDGNQLGWAGALHPEAQKHYKLKDTLFIAELDLEALFPWWNKKPSLQRHSRFPVVKRDIALAVSDSTQAGDVIKAIYNVGRDLVRDVVPFDLYTGEGLPEGSKSLAFSLTMQSFEKTLQDEEVNQKQSEIVAHLQKKFKAQQR, via the coding sequence GTGAAGATTTCATTGTCCTGGCTCTCGGAATTTGTTTCCATAAAAGACATCACACCAACAGAACTTGCACACCGTCTTACTATGAGTGGTTTGGAAGTTTCAGGTATTGACGATCAGTCACAGGGATTTGAAAATGTCGTTATTGGCAAACTTATTAGTATTGCACCCCATCCCAATGCGGACAAACTAAGCCTGACTGAAGTCGAAACAGCAAACGGTATTTTTCGTATTGTCTGCGGTGCGAAAAACATCTCTCCGGGCATCATCGTACCGGTTGCGCTGGTGGGTGCCGAGCTGCCAAACGGGCTCATCATTAAACAAGCTAAAATCCGGGGCGAAGAATCCAATGGCATGATCTGCTCCGAATCTGAATTAGGCTTGGCGGAATCAAGCGAAGGCATCATGCATCTTCCGGCCGAGACTCCCCTGGATGCCTCCATCACTGAATTACTCAAGAGCAATGACACTGTCCTGGATATCGAGGTCACCCCGAATCGTTCAGACTGTCTCTCGCATTTTGGAATTGCCCGGCATCTTTCCGCGATTTTAGACCGGCCTTTGCGCCTGCCGCCGATCTCACTGTGTGAAAACAATACATATGCCAGTTCAACCATGAAAGTTACGGTCGAATCCAACTCCGGCTGTTATCGCTATTGTGCCAGAATTATTACCGACGTGACCGTAGCGCCTTCGCCTTTATGGATGCAGCGGCGTTTAGAAAACGTCGGAATTCGTCCGGTCAACAATATCGTGGATGTTACCAACTATTTGTTGATGGAGCTCGGGCATCCTCTGCATGCTTTTGATTTGGAAAAAATTTCCGGAAATACAATCATCCCCCGCAAAGCCCGTGCACATGAAAAAATAAAAACATTGGACGGGGTTGTTCGTGAATTGTTGACGGATGATCTCGTGATTGCGGACGCCAAGCAGCCGATCGCTCTGGCCGGTGTGATGGGAGGACAAGAGACCGAAGTTACCCAACAGACCCATCAGATACTCCTGGAGTCAGCCTGGTTCGACAGCAGTATTGTGCGGAAAATGAGCCGCCGTACCGGATGTGTCTCTGAGTCATCGTATCGCTTTGAGCGCGGTACAGACCCTGAAAACGGCCTCTTGCTGGCCATTGACCGTGCCGCCCAGCTCATTGCGGAATTTTCCGGCGGTCATTTGCAAAAAGGGATCGTTGATGATTACCCCGCGAAAATAAAAATTCGTACCGTACCGTTGACCCTTGCCCGTGTCTCAAAAGTGCTGGGAATGCAGATCGAAAGCAAGCAGGCTATCAGCGCACTTTCCCGCCTCGGTTTTTTAACCGAACCGGGTCAGGTTCCCGGAACGTATACCATACGCATTCCCAGTTTTCGGCATGATGTAACCATTGAAGAAGACCTCATTGAAGAAATTGCGGAAGTCATCGGCTATGATAAAATCCCTGTTTCCAACCCCTGTATGCCGCTTAAATGTTCTGTGCCTGATCCTAAACGTGATTTTTTACAAACCTGCCGCGATTTGGCGGTGACCGCCGGATTAACCGAGACGGTCCAGTACAGTTTTCATTCACCCTCACATTTTGACTGGCTGCGGTTACCGGATAATCATCCGTGGCGTAAAACCGTCACTTTAAAAAATCCCATCAGCGAGGCGCGGTCACGTATGCGTCCTGCACTTCTTCCCGGCCTGATTGAAACGGTTTGTCATAATCAGCGTAGAGGCCAAGAACGAATTTTCCTATTTGAAACCGGCGCGGTATTTATTCCCAATGACAATGGCCCTTTGCCGCACGAGCCTAAACATCTGGCTGTGGCAATGACCGGTCCGCGCCACCCCATGCACTGGCAATTGGGTAAAAAACGCATTCCAGCTGATTTTTATGATCTCAAAGGCATCTTGGAATCACTTTTCACTCAACTATATATGAAGGCCAAGCTCCGTTTGCGTGCCGAAAAGCTTCCCTTTTTACACCCCATGATCAGTTTTACACTGCATGCTCCAGACGGCAATCAGTTAGGCTGGGCCGGCGCGTTGCATCCTGAAGCACAGAAACACTATAAGCTTAAAGATACGTTGTTCATTGCGGAGTTGGATCTCGAGGCCCTCTTCCCCTGGTGGAATAAAAAACCATCTTTGCAGCGTCATTCCCGATTTCCGGTTGTAAAGCGGGATATTGCACTTGCTGTTTCTGATTCCACACAAGCAGGCGACGTGATCAAAGCTATTTATAATGTCGGGCGTGATCTTGTACGTGACGTTGTCCCTTTTGATCTCTATACCGGTGAAGGCCTTCCCGAAGGAAGCAAAAGCCTGGCTTTTTCTCTCACTATGCAATCATTTGAAAAAACCCTGCAAGATGAGGAAGTCAATCAAAAACAGTCCGAGATTGTTGCCCACCTGCAAAAAAAATTCAAAGCGCAGCAACGATAA
- a CDS encoding HEAT repeat domain-containing protein: protein MKRVKISPKANISRQKYHGRKPVDFYHAAIMIFGLITCISLWVGEGEARTQKGRTAYELENPDRWENATQAQSGKVPKRTPVLQVTVAPTPYQRTQTDDKHNEFYERYFRKGKQSGKGDIPVTEEEKKSLINQLIPHFTPTAERDSQKQKIKKLIRELAGEHHRRQAAIERLSMIGKPAVPALKKALRDPYKYKRIGALTALGYIRPEKIMPAIQKCLLDSDPGVRQEAVKVIGRMKHRPSAGLLKKQLKDKNQRVRREAVIALGRVKGSRAEAALILATQNHDSEIRRLACDELAFFDSKAVLDALIKATHDRDKDICITAIKALGDIGDVSVRFELQALSRSEDRMIRQEALLALSNLN from the coding sequence ATGAAGCGAGTAAAAATATCGCCGAAGGCGAACATCTCCCGACAAAAATACCACGGGCGTAAGCCCGTGGATTTTTATCACGCTGCGATCATGATATTCGGATTGATTACCTGTATAAGTCTTTGGGTCGGGGAGGGTGAAGCCCGTACGCAAAAGGGGCGCACTGCCTATGAATTGGAAAATCCGGATCGATGGGAAAATGCCACGCAAGCCCAGTCCGGTAAAGTGCCCAAAAGAACCCCGGTTCTTCAAGTTACTGTTGCACCAACCCCTTATCAGAGAACGCAAACCGATGATAAGCACAATGAATTTTATGAACGCTATTTTCGTAAAGGAAAACAGAGTGGCAAAGGTGATATCCCGGTCACAGAGGAAGAAAAAAAGAGTCTTATCAACCAACTGATTCCGCATTTCACGCCGACGGCAGAGCGTGATTCGCAAAAACAGAAGATAAAAAAGCTTATCCGGGAATTGGCCGGTGAACACCATCGCCGTCAGGCGGCAATTGAGCGGTTATCGATGATTGGAAAACCGGCGGTACCCGCGCTTAAAAAAGCCTTGCGGGATCCTTACAAATATAAAAGGATTGGCGCGTTAACAGCTTTAGGGTATATTCGCCCTGAAAAAATTATGCCGGCAATCCAAAAATGTCTGCTTGATTCCGACCCGGGTGTTCGTCAGGAAGCGGTGAAAGTCATCGGGCGCATGAAGCACAGACCCTCAGCCGGGTTGCTTAAAAAACAGCTTAAGGATAAAAATCAGCGTGTTCGCCGGGAAGCGGTTATTGCCTTGGGGAGGGTCAAAGGCAGTCGGGCGGAAGCAGCCTTAATCCTGGCGACACAAAATCATGATTCTGAAATTCGCCGTTTGGCTTGCGATGAATTGGCCTTTTTTGATTCAAAGGCCGTTCTGGACGCCTTGATAAAAGCCACCCATGACCGGGATAAGGATATTTGTATCACGGCGATTAAAGCACTCGGGGATATCGGAGATGTATCCGTTCGTTTCGAACTTCAAGCGCTCAGCCGAAGTGAAGACCGGATGATTCGTCAAGAGGCACTACTTGCGCTCTCTAATCTAAACTAG
- a CDS encoding sigma-70 family RNA polymerase sigma factor yields the protein MNQKIMLQGYVDKARKGDRNAFEELVKWHTNYVYNLAYHLTGGNRSDSDDLAQMTFIRAFQAMKRFEGRSEFKTWLHRITVNLWKNLVRSQKRRKYFQHRSINEDPTDESRSRPLELEETRQGPLENVENLEISQIVREMINQLPADEKEVIILRDIEGYAYDEIAEMVSIPLGTVKSRLARARRLLRNALDPILRR from the coding sequence GTGAATCAAAAAATAATGCTCCAGGGCTATGTAGATAAAGCCCGTAAAGGTGACCGGAACGCATTTGAGGAATTGGTCAAATGGCATACAAACTATGTCTATAATTTGGCTTATCATCTGACCGGCGGTAATCGCTCTGATAGTGATGATCTGGCACAGATGACATTTATACGTGCCTTTCAGGCTATGAAACGATTTGAGGGGCGTTCGGAATTTAAAACATGGTTACATCGTATCACAGTTAATTTGTGGAAAAATTTGGTACGCAGTCAAAAACGAAGAAAATATTTTCAACACCGGTCCATTAATGAAGATCCTACGGATGAAAGCCGTTCGCGTCCATTGGAATTGGAAGAAACCCGGCAAGGGCCGCTGGAGAATGTTGAAAATCTTGAAATATCACAAATTGTTCGCGAGATGATCAATCAGCTTCCGGCCGATGAAAAAGAGGTCATTATTTTAAGAGATATTGAAGGTTATGCTTATGATGAAATTGCCGAAATGGTCTCAATTCCGCTTGGGACGGTCAAATCCCGATTGGCGAGAGCGCGCAGGCTCCTAAGAAATGCGCTTGATCCTATTTTGAGGAGATAA
- a CDS encoding zf-HC2 domain-containing protein produces MDCQECNELLPLYVDQSLTQEEIESIRSHLESCSHCAQEMEIFTRSFNAVKNLKCVEAPDGFHERFQARFRKECWPGLRLSFWGSLSLGTVAAAAAVLLVVVLHNPFGSMKPAVIVPTTGTQTAKQPMVKAEVGGRGDATLANQKRADQAKHTVSAAAPVKTGITALTANTQPKNQLNSLYKASAINAGYSSGGSNAEQKPAYRMTASAKKKEPKLVRQRGEWSGDACALHQPLNRVVRTPSELTALWKKAQIQSISMPQLDWSKNMIGIICLGDSQGRGHEIMLREIQNKDDLMIVKYKISRQNSIQDGNITQPFMIFTLPKTSRRVIFNKES; encoded by the coding sequence ATGGATTGCCAAGAATGCAATGAATTGTTGCCTTTGTACGTTGATCAGTCACTGACGCAGGAAGAAATTGAATCCATACGCAGTCATTTGGAATCATGCAGTCATTGTGCGCAGGAAATGGAAATTTTTACCCGGTCATTCAATGCTGTTAAAAATTTGAAGTGTGTCGAAGCGCCGGATGGTTTTCACGAGCGTTTTCAAGCTCGCTTTAGAAAAGAATGCTGGCCGGGACTACGCCTGAGTTTTTGGGGCTCGCTTTCTTTGGGCACGGTGGCAGCTGCGGCGGCAGTCTTACTTGTGGTTGTGCTTCACAATCCCTTTGGATCGATGAAACCCGCTGTCATTGTACCGACCACTGGAACTCAAACGGCAAAACAACCCATGGTGAAAGCGGAAGTTGGCGGGCGCGGGGACGCAACGCTTGCGAACCAGAAGCGTGCGGACCAAGCGAAACATACCGTAAGCGCTGCTGCTCCCGTGAAAACCGGGATCACGGCCCTTACCGCCAATACCCAGCCGAAAAATCAACTGAATTCACTTTATAAAGCGAGTGCAATAAATGCCGGTTATTCTTCCGGCGGAAGTAATGCCGAACAAAAACCCGCCTATCGAATGACCGCTTCCGCCAAAAAAAAAGAACCTAAACTGGTTCGCCAACGAGGCGAATGGAGCGGGGATGCGTGTGCACTGCATCAACCCTTGAACCGGGTGGTACGGACACCGTCTGAATTGACGGCGCTCTGGAAAAAGGCGCAAATACAATCCATTTCCATGCCGCAGCTTGATTGGTCAAAAAACATGATCGGCATTATTTGTCTGGGAGACAGCCAAGGACGCGGTCATGAAATTATGCTGAGAGAGATACAAAATAAAGATGATCTCATGATCGTTAAATATAAAATCAGCCGTCAAAACAGCATCCAAGATGGAAATATCACACAGCCGTTTATGATTTTTACCCTTCCCAAAACAAGCCGACGTGTAATTTTCAACAAAGAAAGTTGA
- a CDS encoding mechanosensitive ion channel: MAGPRILLTLVLFLLLNIILKFLLRALEHLLSKRLLFGLKLNKKPAHEEETKKRIMTLVSVMRKTLYIALWSMAIMIVLSQLGINIGPLMATAGVLGLGISFGAQSLVKDFISGLFIILENQVRLGDVAIINGTGGLVEEINLRTIVLRDLSGVVHIFPNGSITTISNMTLGWSAYVFDIGVAYKEDVDRVSKIMTDVLGTMLDDEKYKSMILEPLEIFGVDKFDDSAVVIKARVKTRPIKQWEVAREYRKRLKNAFDNAGIEIPFPHTSLYFGEASKAFKVLLEQAEK; this comes from the coding sequence ATGGCGGGTCCGCGGATTTTACTGACATTGGTGTTATTTCTTTTATTGAATATTATTTTAAAATTTTTATTGCGTGCCTTAGAGCATTTGCTTTCCAAACGGCTTCTTTTCGGACTTAAGCTGAATAAGAAACCAGCCCATGAAGAAGAGACGAAAAAGAGAATTATGACACTGGTGAGTGTTATGCGAAAAACCCTCTATATTGCTTTGTGGAGCATGGCAATCATGATCGTGCTTTCGCAATTGGGAATTAATATCGGACCCTTAATGGCCACCGCCGGTGTCTTGGGACTTGGGATCAGTTTTGGTGCGCAAAGTTTGGTGAAGGATTTCATCAGCGGTTTGTTCATCATTCTTGAGAATCAAGTCCGGCTGGGTGATGTTGCCATTATTAACGGGACCGGAGGATTGGTTGAGGAAATCAACCTTCGGACCATCGTGTTGCGTGATCTTTCCGGTGTGGTGCACATTTTCCCCAATGGATCGATTACAACGATTTCAAATATGACCTTGGGATGGTCGGCATACGTGTTTGATATAGGTGTCGCCTACAAAGAGGATGTGGATCGGGTTTCTAAGATTATGACGGATGTCCTCGGAACTATGCTCGATGATGAAAAGTACAAATCAATGATTCTTGAGCCGCTTGAAATATTCGGTGTAGACAAATTTGACGATTCGGCTGTCGTGATTAAAGCGCGTGTAAAAACCAGACCGATTAAACAGTGGGAGGTTGCACGTGAATACCGTAAGCGGCTGAAAAACGCATTTGACAATGCCGGCATTGAGATTCCTTTCCCGCATACCAGCCTTTATTTCGGGGAAGCCAGTAAGGCTTTTAAGGTTTTGTTGGAACAGGCTGAAAAATAA
- a CDS encoding glutaredoxin family protein, with protein MDALKFYSLSTCSWCRKTRNYLKENKIKHREIIVDTLSPQEKAKALEDIAKVNPAKSFPTLIMNKNHFVVGYKPDQLREVFKK; from the coding sequence ATGGATGCTTTGAAATTTTATTCATTATCAACCTGTAGTTGGTGCAGAAAAACAAGGAATTATTTGAAGGAAAACAAGATTAAACACCGGGAAATCATCGTTGACACACTCAGCCCGCAAGAGAAAGCAAAGGCGTTGGAAGACATTGCCAAGGTTAATCCGGCAAAAAGTTTTCCCACCCTGATCATGAATAAAAATCATTTTGTTGTCGGTTACAAGCCGGATCAATTACGGGAAGTTTTTAAGAAATAA
- a CDS encoding YkgJ family cysteine cluster protein, whose protein sequence is MPITKVKKKSAALDCISCQGQCCRYFALQIDTPRTLEDYDHLRWYIAHESIALFIEDKEWYMQVNNKCKHLQDDFKCGMYEERPQICRDYGWDESGDTECHGVNSATDHDIFFSDLKELEAYLVEKGKRWASLPLKEFRARRACKSC, encoded by the coding sequence ATGCCCATAACCAAAGTGAAAAAAAAATCAGCGGCACTTGATTGTATCAGCTGCCAGGGACAATGCTGCCGCTATTTTGCCTTACAGATCGACACGCCGAGGACGCTCGAGGATTATGATCACTTACGATGGTACATTGCTCACGAAAGTATTGCCCTGTTTATTGAGGACAAAGAATGGTATATGCAAGTGAATAATAAATGTAAGCACTTACAGGATGATTTTAAATGCGGGATGTACGAAGAGCGTCCGCAAATTTGCCGGGATTACGGCTGGGATGAAAGCGGAGATACAGAGTGCCACGGTGTCAATAGCGCGACGGATCATGATATTTTCTTTTCGGATCTTAAAGAACTTGAGGCGTATCTTGTTGAAAAAGGCAAACGCTGGGCTTCGTTGCCGCTCAAAGAATTCCGGGCACGACGCGCATGCAAGTCGTGTTGA
- a CDS encoding cell division protein ZapA, whose product MAEERKAIKVNIFGSEYSIRGEADESYIQSLAAYLDERMKEIAQSTHLTSPLKISILAGINLADEIFRLREHSQGVGGKTSRALADESHLAKSIAPEAIAALARHIQSALEQE is encoded by the coding sequence ATGGCTGAGGAACGCAAAGCAATTAAAGTCAATATTTTTGGGAGCGAGTACTCGATTCGGGGCGAAGCTGACGAATCCTATATACAATCCCTGGCTGCTTATCTCGATGAACGCATGAAGGAAATCGCCCAAAGCACACATTTAACCAGTCCGCTTAAAATCAGCATTCTGGCCGGCATCAATCTGGCTGATGAGATTTTCCGGTTGCGCGAACATTCACAGGGTGTTGGCGGCAAAACCAGCCGTGCGTTGGCTGACGAGTCTCATTTGGCAAAATCAATCGCACCGGAAGCCATTGCCGCCCTGGCACGACACATCCAGTCCGCATTGGAGCAGGAATAG
- the miaA gene encoding tRNA (adenosine(37)-N6)-dimethylallyltransferase MiaA, with protein MAVQLPGSGKSNPRIIVIAGPTASGKTDFAIQLSKHLESEVISADSRQIYRQLDIGTGKPSGEQLSAVKHYMVSRIEPEKIMTADQFSNAAEKIMHTIHVSGKICLVVGGTGLWIRALIDGLASLPPADATFRKKMKQTAKNEGNAYLYAMLVKVDPESAIRLHPSDQLRVIRALEIQHLSGLPASKIKQQATTTENKSALWLGMDVPRDMLYQRAEQRIERWLDLGWLDEVRQLLGKGISPETPAMQALGYSHLIKHILGEYTYEKAVEFIKRDTRRYIKRQLTWFKAEKRMHWIDPATPPQAIERHFFCS; from the coding sequence ATGGCAGTGCAGTTGCCGGGGTCCGGAAAAAGTAATCCCAGGATTATTGTGATCGCCGGTCCCACAGCTTCCGGAAAGACTGATTTTGCAATTCAATTGAGTAAGCATCTGGAAAGTGAAGTTATTTCCGCTGATTCCCGCCAAATTTATCGACAGCTGGATATCGGGACCGGAAAACCCAGTGGTGAACAATTGTCAGCGGTTAAACATTATATGGTATCCAGGATAGAACCTGAAAAAATCATGACCGCCGACCAATTTTCCAATGCGGCGGAAAAAATAATGCACACCATTCATGTTTCCGGAAAAATTTGTTTAGTGGTCGGCGGCACTGGTTTGTGGATACGCGCGCTGATTGATGGGTTGGCATCTTTGCCGCCGGCGGACGCGACCTTTCGAAAAAAAATGAAACAAACGGCGAAAAATGAAGGGAATGCTTATTTATATGCCATGCTGGTTAAAGTTGATCCGGAATCAGCCATCCGGCTTCATCCTTCGGACCAATTGCGCGTGATTCGTGCTTTGGAAATCCAGCATCTTTCAGGGTTGCCGGCATCAAAAATCAAGCAACAAGCAACTACAACTGAAAACAAATCCGCACTTTGGCTGGGAATGGATGTCCCGCGTGATATGCTGTACCAGCGGGCTGAACAGCGAATTGAGCGTTGGTTGGACTTAGGATGGTTGGATGAGGTCCGGCAATTGTTGGGAAAAGGGATCTCGCCTGAAACACCGGCCATGCAGGCATTGGGATATTCGCATTTAATAAAACATATCTTGGGGGAATACACCTACGAAAAGGCGGTGGAATTCATCAAACGTGACACCCGCCGGTATATTAAACGCCAGTTGACATGGTTCAAAGCTGAAAAAAGAATGCACTGGATTGATCCGGCAACCCCACCTCAAGCAATTGAACGACATTTCTTTTGTTCTTAA
- the malQ gene encoding 4-alpha-glucanotransferase, translating into MSNSLDQDTYQWMLETPSKDHWKKIGLKRRAGVAVPLFSLYSNNSLGIGEFPDLKLLVDWCRKTDISIIQLLPINDTGYNFTPYDARSMFALDPMYLNLPSLSDVQLDLFQDKLDNLTKNFPAGLPRVNYAVKGEKIALLYEIYKAYTQNPAADFITYKEKNQAWLEPYALFTYYKGCHQEKAWWEWPESRRTYDAAQIDMVDSDGKKQLDFYQWLQWQLFLQMKAIKNYADSKDVLLMGDLPFLVSRDSADVWANQSYFKLHLSAGAPPDMYFADGQNWGMPPYQWEEISENHYDYLVQKLQYAEYFYQLYRIDHFVGIFRIWTIDPAIHHGAFDPASEALWEAHGKKLLDVMLKNTAMLPCAEDLGTVPDCSYRTLREYGLVGMDVQRWQRWWGKGDAYKEDQDYRVNAIAVISTHDMVDLKGWWESEAGSVDEKGFRYKCQDRGVDADHIIPQLFDLTRTKEGRIFWKEEMRGLEQFIAIMGKPREQIQDFIGMFNETATEKKKFWQHIGMEGEPAAGVSRQFAEKTIAKANAAVSIFSIQLLQDWLTLTDIFDGKDSSDFRINRPGTVGNENWSVTLPISLEKLLQLDENKVIKGLVGKSSRG; encoded by the coding sequence ATGTCAAATTCACTTGATCAGGATACTTACCAATGGATGCTGGAAACACCCTCGAAAGACCATTGGAAAAAAATAGGCTTGAAAAGACGGGCCGGGGTGGCAGTCCCGCTTTTTTCCCTCTATTCTAATAATAGTTTGGGAATTGGGGAATTCCCGGACTTGAAATTGTTGGTTGATTGGTGCCGGAAAACGGATATTTCAATTATCCAATTGCTGCCCATAAATGATACTGGATATAATTTTACACCCTATGACGCGCGCAGTATGTTTGCACTTGATCCCATGTATTTGAACCTTCCATCCTTGTCGGATGTTCAACTCGACCTGTTTCAGGATAAATTGGATAATTTGACAAAAAATTTTCCAGCAGGTTTACCCCGTGTCAACTACGCTGTTAAGGGTGAAAAGATAGCCTTGCTGTATGAAATTTATAAAGCGTATACCCAAAATCCGGCAGCTGATTTTATCACGTACAAAGAGAAAAATCAGGCGTGGTTGGAACCCTATGCGCTTTTTACATATTATAAGGGATGTCATCAGGAAAAGGCCTGGTGGGAGTGGCCCGAGTCCAGACGTACGTACGATGCTGCTCAGATAGACATGGTGGATTCGGATGGTAAAAAACAGCTGGATTTTTATCAGTGGTTGCAATGGCAGTTGTTTTTGCAGATGAAAGCAATAAAAAACTATGCAGATTCAAAAGATGTTCTCTTGATGGGAGATTTACCGTTTCTTGTCTCGCGGGACAGTGCGGATGTGTGGGCCAATCAAAGCTATTTTAAACTGCACTTAAGTGCCGGGGCTCCGCCTGATATGTATTTTGCCGATGGTCAAAATTGGGGCATGCCGCCATATCAGTGGGAGGAAATTTCGGAGAATCACTATGATTATTTGGTGCAAAAACTCCAGTATGCCGAATATTTTTACCAACTTTATCGTATTGATCATTTTGTGGGTATTTTTAGAATATGGACGATTGATCCGGCGATTCACCACGGTGCATTTGATCCGGCAAGCGAAGCGCTTTGGGAAGCGCATGGCAAGAAACTATTGGATGTTATGCTGAAAAATACAGCGATGCTTCCCTGTGCCGAGGACCTCGGGACTGTGCCGGATTGTTCTTATCGCACACTGCGTGAATATGGACTTGTTGGCATGGATGTGCAGCGTTGGCAACGTTGGTGGGGCAAGGGTGATGCGTACAAAGAAGATCAGGACTATCGGGTCAATGCAATTGCGGTCATCTCCACGCATGATATGGTGGATTTAAAAGGCTGGTGGGAATCCGAGGCCGGCAGTGTTGACGAGAAGGGATTTCGTTATAAATGTCAAGACCGGGGGGTGGATGCGGATCATATTATTCCACAACTATTTGATTTGACCCGCACCAAAGAAGGGCGGATTTTTTGGAAAGAAGAGATGCGGGGGTTGGAACAATTTATCGCAATAATGGGTAAGCCCCGGGAACAGATTCAGGATTTTATTGGAATGTTCAATGAAACAGCGACGGAAAAGAAAAAATTCTGGCAGCATATTGGTATGGAGGGTGAGCCGGCGGCTGGAGTGAGTCGCCAATTTGCTGAAAAAACCATTGCCAAAGCCAATGCTGCGGTGTCTATTTTTAGTATACAATTATTGCAGGATTGGCTTACACTGACGGATATTTTCGACGGCAAGGATTCCTCGGATTTTCGGATTAATCGACCGGGTACGGTTGGAAATGAAAATTGGAGTGTGACGCTTCCGATTTCCCTGGAAAAATTGTTGCAACTTGATGAAAATAAGGTGATAAAGGGTTTAGTTGGAAAAAGCAGCAGAGGATGA